Genomic segment of Mercurialis annua linkage group LG6, ddMerAnnu1.2, whole genome shotgun sequence:
ATGAATGATTAGACAAATGGCAAAACACAAATCATTAGTGTTAACTTACAAAAACGTGTATTTTCAAAAACTTCAGTCAAGATGTTGCTGTCTGAATTCGCTTCAATCGTTGTGCCACTTGCCTCATGGAAGGTCTGGATGAAAGCGATTCACCTGTACACATAATTCCTAAGTGCAATATCTCAATTAGATCATCATGGGGCCCAGAATCCCAAAGACCGGCTACGAAAAATTCACTAGCACGCCCCTGCCGTAGAAGCATACTTGCCCAAGCCACAATATTAAAACCATTTCCAAAGGAAGAAAAGGAGGGATCAAGAGCCTTCTTGTCAGATATCAATTCCAGAAGAACAACACCATAACTATACACATCCGCCTTATCAGAAACACGGCATGTCATTGCATATTCTGGagcaacatatccaaatgtCCCAGCAACATCAGTTGTGGCATGTGTCTCAGAAGTACCCAGAAGACGTGCAAGGCCAAAATCAGAAAGATATGCATTGTAATTGTTATCCAGTAATATATTGCTTGGTTTGATATCACGGTGTAACACCCGGGGAACACACTCATCATGCAAATAAGCAAGGGCGCGTGCAATATCAAGAGCAATCTTGTGAAGCATGTTCCATTCCACTGCTCTCCTTAACCTCTCCTGAATGAAACTTTCTAGATTGCCACCAGGCAAGTAGTTGTAGATGAGGAACATTTCTGATTCGCTTACATGATAACCTATCAACTTTACAAGATTCGGATGCTGCACCCTTCCTAGAGTCCTGATCTCAGCCTCAAACTGCTGAACACCTTGAAATCTACCAATTGAGAGCCGCTTAACAGCAACCACAGCTCCAGGGACAATCTCAGCCTTGTATGTGGCTCCAAAGCCTCCACTGCCAATGCAATTCTGAATGTTGAAACCGCCAGTAGCCCTAACAACATTTTCATAGGTTAAATGTATACCAATGTCATTACATGTCACAACTTCTTTCCTACCTGGCCCCCGGCCAGATGCAGACTTATACACATACTTCTTCATGCATGTAAGGAAGAGAACTAATGCTAGTAGAACTGAGAAAATGACAGAGGCAGATGTAATGGTGGCAATAACAATTGGACTGAAAGAACCATTGCTTGTCTGCATGCTTCCACTGGGAGGGCTGGTTCCTTGTTGTGTAACATTACCAGAATGCTCTTGCTCCCATTGTGAGGTTGATGGACATGGCTGAAGGTTAGGGTTCCCTTGCACGTTCTCACATGTGATTAAACTTGAATTCGAAGGTACGGACCCAGTCAAATTATTGAAAGACACGTCAAATACTGAGAGTGAAGCTGCATTACCAAAACTTGATGGTATCTTTCCAGAAAAATGGTTATGATCTAAGCGCAATACATTGAGATGTTGAAGTTTCGCAAATTCAGACGGTATCTCTCCTGAGAGGGAGTTGAAAGAAAGTTCCAAAACCTCCAGTGCAGAAAGTTGAGCTAACTCTAAAGGTATTGTGCCAGTAAAGTTGTTGCTGGAAAGGGATAAATACTGCAGATCTTTCATCTGGCCAATGTAGGAAGGAATTGCACCTTGCAATCTGTTTCTGTTGAGGTTGAGATTAAGTAGGGAATCCAAATGAGCGAAAGTATGAGGAACGGAACCAATCAAATTATTCCCTGCCAAGCTGAGAAATTTCATGCATTTACAACTGCTTCCAACAGCTGAAGGAAGTTCACCAACAATTCTATTGTTACCAATATCAAATATCAGACCATCCAA
This window contains:
- the LOC126686993 gene encoding LRR receptor-like serine/threonine-protein kinase RPK2; the protein is MSLNSNHYLLIIPVVLILHSSVSVADNDKQALLDFKSAITSDPLSLTSDWNPNDPHPCSWHGVTCNSLSRVIFLNLSPPDDNSTCPLVSLSSSNSMVSNYSVHYPCLGGYNGNLSPRLSGTLSPSIGKITQLRVLSLGFNLLSGELPLEIGQLNFLEVLDLGFNAFYGAIPVSLQNCSSLRVVNLSGNRLNGTLPEIYSHRLEILMLSFNLLGGSIPDDLGDNCGSLEHLFLDGNLFSGAIPSSVGNCSKLKSLILSSNLLQDDIPLTVGRLENLQVLDLSRNFLSGVIPSELGYCQQLKVVVLKNNYGPLWSSVSSSSVIDEAESGEGEFNYFEEELPGSITLLPNLRVLWAPNLNFEASFPQNWGSCSNLQMLNLAGNYFTGGIPESLSKCEKLYFLDLSSNNLTGSLPQAFHVPCMVVFNVSQNNFAGDIPSFSKDGCSMKSFINTSSYDDAVGFFSSFFYKNAIMDITSFSMNSDGLVVLHDLSNNIFTGPVPPLFIASESFSTMPFYGFWMDGNNLDGNISSYSFDLCRSLDGLIFDIGNNRIVGELPSAVGSSCKCMKFLSLAGNNLIGSVPHTFAHLDSLLNLNLNRNRLQGAIPSYIGQMKDLQYLSLSSNNFTGTIPLELAQLSALEVLELSFNSLSGEIPSEFAKLQHLNVLRLDHNHFSGKIPSSFGNAASLSVFDVSFNNLTGSVPSNSSLITCENVQGNPNLQPCPSTSQWEQEHSGNVTQQGTSPPSGSMQTSNGSFSPIVIATITSASVIFSVLLALVLFLTCMKKYVYKSASGRGPGRKEVVTCNDIGIHLTYENVVRATGGFNIQNCIGSGGFGATYKAEIVPGAVVAVKRLSIGRFQGVQQFEAEIRTLGRVQHPNLVKLIGYHVSESEMFLIYNYLPGGNLESFIQERLRRAVEWNMLHKIALDIARALAYLHDECVPRVLHRDIKPSNILLDNNYNAYLSDFGLARLLGTSETHATTDVAGTFGYVAPEYAMTCRVSDKADVYSYGVVLLELISDKKALDPSFSSFGNGFNIVAWASMLLRQGRASEFFVAGLWDSGPHDDLIEILHLGIMCTGESLSSRPSMRQVAQRLKRIQTATS